TCCCTTGCATCAGGAATCTGTAAATGCAAGGACCAAAATTGCTGTCAGGCAGGCTGATATTTGGTTCACTTGCATGGCAATATTAAGATAGTATTCAACCTCAAACATCGCTTCTGTCAGAATGTCCTCCATTATAGATCGTAGCCCACGAGCCCCCATTTCTTTTGCAGCTGCTTTCTTTGCTATTAGATGCAAAGCATTTTCAGTGAAATGCAACTTGACCTGAGGGAAAACAAGCAAAAACAGGTTTCTTGGTTATGAAGTTTTTTTTAaccaaacaacaacaacatagcatttttttcccaagcaagttggggtaggctagagatgaaacccgaaagaaataagttcaaggttcaggcacattgataactagtctccaagcgctcctatccaaagctatctctttagaaatattccaatccttaaagtctctcttaaccgactcatcccacgtcagtttaggtctacctctacccctctttacattatcgacccgctcaagaaccccattacgcaccggcgcctcaggaggccttcgttggacatgtccaaaccatctcagccgatgctgggtaagtttctcctcaattggtgccaccccgaccctatcccaaataacttcgttccggactatatccctccttgtgtgcccgcaaaaccaccgcaacatccgcatctctgctacactcagttgctggacatgtcgtctttttgtaggccaacattcagcaccgtataacatcaccggacgaattgctgtcctatagaatttgccttttagcttttgtgacaccctcttgtcacaaaggatgccagaagcttgccgccatttcaaccagccagctgaaattctatgcctaacatcttcatcaatgtcgccatccttttgtagcaccgatcctaaataccgaaaagtatccttctggaccaccacttgcccatctagactaacgtctcccctctcatgcctagtcgcgctgaaatcgcacatcatgtactcggttttggtcctactaagtctgaaccctttcgactctaacgtgcgtctccacagctctaacttcctattaacccctgccctactctcgtcaactagcaccacatcatcagcaaagagcatacaccaagggatctcaccttgtatatcccttgtgacctcatccaccactaaagcaaataaataagggctcaatgctgacccctggtgtaggcctatgttaataggaaagtcagtggtgttgccatcacatgtaaGTTTTTTTAACCAAAGCTTGCAATTATTTCAATGATCTATCGAGTAAACAGACTAACATTGTTCATTTTGAACAACTTCTTGTATTGCTTTCCTATTGCATTTTTCGGCTCCCTGAGCACCTGAAAAGAGAATTAGATATAATGTTTTAGGTTGTAGTCATCCAGaggagaaaaataaaatgatagaaTCAACTAGTAGACATGAAAAAGGTGTAAACAATGTGATCATTCTATAGGCAAGTAACTATAGAGGGGTAATTTAAGAAAGATTTGCTTCAAATGCTATTTACAAACTTAGTCAAATAATTTTACTACCTGGACCAATTGCTCTTCACTGAGATTTGTCAGGCCAACTGTTATAGGCAACCTTCCGATGAATTCTGGGATAAGGCCATAGGCAATTAGATCATCACTTTCAACCTAAGTAGGAGAACAATGGAACATATCTTTGTTGTTAATGcagaatcaaacaaaaaaaatgtatagAACAAATGTCAAGGACTGAAGCCTACAGCATCAATAGAGCAAGATCCCTGAAGAGCAGTTGTCCAGCCGCAGTTCCGCAGCTCATGACATATTGGTATGCCAAATCCAACAGGACATAGTTGATGTCTTGCGCAGTACAAAAGTACtttgagaaaaatataaatcctAGATAAAGAAGAATAATTCTTAAAAATGCATAACTCATACAATTATTAACTTTAACCTTTCTGAGACTATCTTTTCCAAGCCAAAGAAAGCACCTCCACAAATGAAAAGGATATTTCTTGTATCTAcctgcaaaacaaaaatattggccATAACTCATCATTGATCCCTTATTTTCCCTACTTCAATAATGTGAAGGCACATTTTCTTTTGCTAAAATACTATGCCAATGAAAACATTACTAAGTACTATTCAACTCACTGGCCAGAAGTTTGTGCAACCAATTACCTCAATATAACCATAGGGTACATTATCTCGACTTCTTTTTCTTGGCACATTGATGACCTAACAGACACAACAAGAAACAGTTTAGGAAGCAAAATGTGGTCAACATAGAAAGACAtgataaaaatatgaaattttgaAGTTCATTTTGTATAATATGGTCAACACTGCCGTTGCTTACAAATTGTCCATGTTAGTTAACCAGGTCCAGTTGATAAAATATTGTATCCCTCGAAGGAGTGAGTGTGACTATGGAATGCAAAGTATGACTTCACAACACAGGAGAAAATTAGTAGATGCACTTACTGTTCCTTCAAATATTTTTAATAATGCTTGCTGCACACCCTCTCCAGAGAAATCCCTTCGGTCCTCACGGCATTCAGCCTGCAAGAAGCAATAGATATGTAAATTAACTTCATCACATGTTGCAGTAATTTTATCATCATAGCTAATTTGTCCAATAACCTTCTTTGTTAGCTTATCAACTTCGTCAATGTACACAATGCCGCGCTCTGCAGCTTCAACGTTGAAGTCAGCTGCCTAAGAGGCATCACATGTCAGATAAACAATAAATGATCTTGAAGTTCATTAAAAAATAACAATCTAACATTTGATGACTGTTTGAGACTAACTTGTGAACATTAACAGAAGCAAGTTCCCTTAAACTGATGGAACATTTTTTGATCTGACCTAGATAGACTTTCCTTGAAAAGGATATACTATGCAACAGTTATTGTTTAAGGCACTACCAAACAGTAGTGATACTGCAGTAAATGATCCGAGTCCCTAAACAATCAGAGAGTGATAGGTTGATATGTACCACTAGAAGTTTGTAAATTACAGATTCCACATCTTCACCAGAATATCCAGCCTGAAAAAAGCAGTCTATTTGTCACACCAGAAAGAAGTAGCAAAAACAGTCAGGTTGGATCTTTGCCTTATCTTATATAAAGGACAGCAACAAATGAATGATGGGTCAATAAGAGTATGGACATCAAAGAAGTTATCTGAAATACAGTCACAATTACCTGTGTGATTGCTGTTGCATCAGCAATCACGAATGGCACATTCAAATAGCGAGCTAATGTTTTTGCTAATAGTGTTTTACCTGTCCTAGCGAAAGAAGAGAAACCGAAAGCCATCAGAAAACATAACCATCGTCCAGCCAAAAATCAGATGACAATACCTGACCCAGTTGGTCCAATCAGAAGGATGTTACTCTTTTCAAGCTCAATCTCATCATCCCCACTGGTACCAACACCACCATGCACAAAGCTTTTCGAGGAACTAGGTTGATCGCCAGTCAAACAGATGAAGTTCAAATTTTAGAATCATGACAGGTAAATGAAAATCCGAATTCAATTACTAAGATCTCACCATTTCTTTGATGACTCGTTGTATATCCTCTTGTAGTGATTGTGCACAGCAACGGAGAGCACCTGCACAACCAAGTTCACTGCTAAGTTCATGGCTCACATAGGTACAGCTGAAATTTCATGGAAAGCTCAGGTAGTGTGACTTGTTACTGCATTACATCAGACTTGTGTTACTTTACTAACGCGACATAAAAGCTTATACATGAGGTGATGCTGCGGCACCTgcttttttctcgaatacgcaagagagctgcgcatcattgtattaagaagagaATAAAAGTTTGTTTACAACCCGCAGAGCAAAGAGCTCACGGAACACATTAGGCACTAATCTAGCGCTAAGAAGCAAATAGTACCTTACTGGGCCAACCCTTGACAAACTACTCGCACTTAAAACAACCGAAACAATACGCGCTCAAAGGGCGGCAGCACAGGCACAGGCACATCACTCAACAGTGAAGCCCACGACCGAGGAACTACGAAGTGCCGGTAGAAGGTCCCTCATAGCCTCGAAATGGTCGGCGTCGAGCTTCTCCTTGTACAGCTGCGTGTAGGCCTTCTTGGAGTCCGAGTTTGGCGCGGACACCTATGGGATGACATTAAAGCGGCGCATCAGCATCACCTCCACGTGCTTGGAGGAAGCAACGCTGGCCAAAGGATGGTTTGCCAAGCGCTCGCTACGCTTTGGCAGCTCGAGTTGGCCTTGCAGAGGAGGGATAGGAGCCCTCTTGGTCTTGATCGGCTGTGGTAGCAGAGCTCCACCGTTGGCGGCCCAACTGGTGCCCCCTCCCAGGGAGGCACAAACACCATCGGCCCAGCACGCAGGCCCGAGAAGCCTGGTGGTGGGCTCACGTCCACCGAGGCTATAGACTTGAGCTCGAGATCCACAAGCTCCACGATAGAGCTCACCGCTGCCGGCAAAGACGAGCCGGCTCGCCCGCACGGCTCAGCCTGAGCAGTAtcctgcggctccgcgattTGCACAGGAGCCGAGACAGCCACCCCGAGTGGCTCAGGGATCGGTCACACCTCAACTAGAGTCTTTGACGGTCAACTTGTCTTGACGCGAGGACGACACAGATGAACCTCGGGGCCAACGACATCTCGACCAGCATTGGATCCTGGTCGAATGAGGACCGGTCCGCCACCTACGATAGCTGTTGCACTTGCAGTACCGGGTCCGGGAGCAGGGGGGCCTGACCTCCCAATGGACCGCACCCGAGCCGTTGCAAACTCAGGGGCGCGTGACCCCCTGTTTTCTGCTGCAGTCACAGCTTTCCGCGTCTGGCAGGCCGGCCTGTTTGAACAGTCCCCGGGCCCACCATGCCTCCTCCCCAGCGTCGGTGAGCgccgcgacggcggaggcggctgggATGCCGGAGGCGTGTCTCGACGAGAATGGACGAAGCGTCGAGAAACCTCACGTGCCGGTGCTGCACAAGAGGCAGCGGCAGCGCCACCACCCGATGGGCTCCGCAGCCGCTTGCAGTCCCGCGCCAGGTGCCGGAAACCATGGCAGCGGAGACAGCGCCGCGGCACGACAGGTCGCCACCCTGTGGCCGGTGGACAGGCAGTTGAGGCACTTGCCCCACAGCTCGGGCAAGAAACTACCCGGAGCACAGTCAGGCACCGCACCACCCACCGGCGGCGAAGGCCAGCGCAGCTGGCGCAAGCTGGCCCTGGAGACGACCTCCTGGAACCCATCAGCATCAACCCGCGGCACCCCGAAGGTGTGGCCGCGTCCCTGCTGCCCGGCGGCGACAGCCAAGCGTCGTCGAGGCAGCGTACATAACGCCTGCCCCTGGCGCGGACCCAGGCAGGCCCGAAGCTGGTTGGAGATCTGCTCCCGGCGTGGAACCTGGCGCGCCGCcgggtgcggcggccggcggacggGGAGGCCAATCACCAGTTccgggcccggcggcggcgggagcgccaGGAGGGGCGGCGTCGCACGAGTTGGGGAGGAGCGGTCGGGGCAGGAGCCATCGGAGGCGACGACTGCAACCGCACCTGAGACGAGGTcgccgcaggcggcggcgcggccgtggcgggGGTAGGTGAAGCCGCCGGCTTGAGGGCGGCATCCCGGTAGGAGAGGGGGCGGCGCacgtcctcctcatcctccgaGGAGAGGACCAGCAAGTCGTCATCTTCCATGTCCGGCTCCATCCAACGCAAGGCCTTGGGGCGCCCTCCCGAGGTCGGGTAGAAGGGGCGCGCGAGGGGAGAGAGGGTGGACGCCGGTGCCGGAGTGGCGGCCGGCGTGGGAGGCTTGGAGGTTGGGATGGTCGCCGGCGCGGGAGCGGACGCCGGCGTGGGGGCGCGTTCCCCCATCCGCCTCCGCCGTTAGGTTGATTCTCTTTGGTACTTCTTTTCTCTGCTGCGGCACCTGCGCCAGTTGAAATCGAGAGCAACGAACGAGAAGGGAGGCTAGGCGATTAAGGTGCATGAGTAACCTTCTTAGCCTTGTCCTGGCCGACGACGAACTCGTCCAGGCCTCGGCGGATCTCCTTGGGCGTCGGGAATCGAGGCCGagacggggccgccgccgcggagtagGCGTACGAGGACGAGGGAGTCGACTTGGCCGCCACGAGGGCGCCGGCACgggaggcgaggaggcggcgaatAGCAGAGAACATGAGGTCCGAGGCTGCAGCGGCCGGAGCAGCCGCCGGACGGCGATGTACTTCCCGATCAGCCGATGCGGATTCGGCCTCAATTTGTCCCCGCCCGCGTTTGGGGTGTCGCGGCAATTATCCAGCGTTCCGGGGCTCTTCTCGAAATTTGGGAAAATGGAAGGAGGCCTTTGTGTTGGCGAGCCGCTCTTCCCGTTCAGCGAGCGGATTCCTTCCGGTTCCGGCTAGCCGGCGGCCCAAGCCGCACGGAGCTGGCAAGAGAACGGCTGCCCGGCCGTGGCGCCCGGCCTGCGCGCGAATGGACGACGAGCCGCTGTCCCGTCTTCAGGTGAGGCCCCCACCACTGCGGCGGGTGGTCACGTGCGCCACACCACATGCTGGACAAGATCAAAGCTGATCACAAAGGCAATAGCCTAATCCACACACCTCGCGATAAGGATGGAAAACACGGCCGTCAAAACTTTAAACTTCGTACAAATAATATTAGAAGGAAAAAGTAATGTACCGTAGACATAAACCACGATGCAGCAGATTATTGTTCGGTTTCACCGAGATGTGTGCATTCCATACAGCATCAAGAATATCTCTAAATCAAAACTGCGCATCTGGTCACCAAAAAAATGGGTTGCCTAACAGGTGTGTATATCAGCCAAAAGGGGACTGACTTTGTTGCTTGGCATTTAGACGTGGTATCCTGTGAGAGTAAATCCTCTGCCGACGATCTCGCCGACGCAGAACCACGCGTACAATTCAATGCCGAAGAGCGCGGCAACGCCAGCGTGCTCAACATTCAGATCGTTTCTGTTTCTCCACAGCTGCTTCACTTGATCAAGCTCTTTCCAGAATGCTTCGTAGCGACCAGGCAGGCTGAAAGAAGCATGTGTCAGTACAAAGATACAAGTGAAGATGTGAAGGAGCACCTCATGACATGAACGGATAAGATCAGTGTGAAGTGATCTAGTTACAGAAGTGCAATGGTCATCAGCTACCTAATATTTTTGCAGGCCTAGAGAATAAGATAAGAGGAACTTCATTTAAGGATCTAAAACTTCACAAGTCTTTACAGGATGGACTATAGCACTGAAATTGACAATACAAGGTCATAGTTCAGGAACAAAACAAAACTCTTGCATTACTCCCAGAGTCCAATGGTAAATCATGTCTAATAAATCACTTAAAGGTGACACATAAAAGCAGAACTTCCTTTGTTGTATACAATGTGCAAATAATAGAAGAGCCAGTCCACTAAAAAGAGAAGCATAAAAAATAATGGATAATCATGAAGTTAAAAACTGGTATCAGCCAAAACAACTCATTGTTTCCAAGACAGCATTGCTCATTGTTTAATGACTAAGCGCTGATCTCATTTACAGGCAACCTTTTTCTCAAATGTATTTAAGGCTGAATCAACACACGCCAGTCAGTCATGACACAAACGAAACCTTGAATCCACATGACTACATAAACTTGAATCTATGCTTACATCTTCATTTGCAGCGAACTAAGGGGAAAACTTACTTTTTGCAAAGCTCAGTTAAACTACATGCAACCATAGGATGTCACTTTCCAGTGGAAAAAGTCTACATCACCCCCTCACCTATGGGGGGCggactacataaccccccaaactatgaaacggtctatatcaccccctgaacttttc
The nucleotide sequence above comes from Panicum virgatum strain AP13 chromosome 3K, P.virgatum_v5, whole genome shotgun sequence. Encoded proteins:
- the LOC120698020 gene encoding CLP protease regulatory subunit CLPX1, mitochondrial-like isoform X1 — its product is MVRREARVHVPAVARREEQEVRRGAPHHREVPGALQAALLHPPRQVLSVAVHNHYKRIYNESSKKCSSKSFVHGGVGTSGDDEIELEKSNILLIGPTGSGKTLLAKTLARYLNVPFVIADATAITQAGYSGEDVESVIYKLLVAADFNVEAAERGIVYIDEVDKLTKKAECREDRRDFSGEGVQQALLKIFEGTVINVPRKRSRDNVPYGYIEVDTRNILFICGGAFFGLEKIVSERHQLCPVGFGIPICHELRNCGWTTALQGSCSIDAVESDDLIAYGLIPEFIGRLPITVGLTNLSEEQLVQVLREPKNAIGKQYKKLFKMNNVKLHFTENALHLIAKKAAAKEMGARGLRSIMEDILTEAMFEIPDAREGKEKIIAVLVDEESVGPLHHRGCGAKIFRDDGALELYVYQNNIKLPGLIQSNLSGSRVFRICLLVALSAIKL
- the LOC120698020 gene encoding CLP protease regulatory subunit CLPX1, mitochondrial-like isoform X2; its protein translation is MVRREARVHVPAVARREEQEVRRGAPHHREVPGALQAALLHPPRQVLSVAVHNHYKRIYNESSKKCSSKSFVHGGVGTSGDDEIELEKSNILLIGPTGSGKTLLAKTLARYLNVPFVIADATAITQAGYSGEDVESVIYKLLVAADFNVEAAERGIVYIDEVDKLTKAECREDRRDFSGEGVQQALLKIFEGTVINVPRKRSRDNVPYGYIEVDTRNILFICGGAFFGLEKIVSERHQLCPVGFGIPICHELRNCGWTTALQGSCSIDAVESDDLIAYGLIPEFIGRLPITVGLTNLSEEQLVQVLREPKNAIGKQYKKLFKMNNVKLHFTENALHLIAKKAAAKEMGARGLRSIMEDILTEAMFEIPDAREGKEKIIAVLVDEESVGPLHHRGCGAKIFRDDGALELYVYQNNIKLPGLIQSNLSGSRVFRICLLVALSAIKL
- the LOC120698020 gene encoding CLP protease regulatory subunit CLPX1, mitochondrial-like isoform X3 gives rise to the protein MFSAIRRLLASRAGALVAAKSTPSSSYAYSAAAAPSRPRFPTPKEIRRGLDEFVVGQDKAKKVLSVAVHNHYKRIYNESSKKCSSKSFVHGGVGTSGDDEIELEKSNILLIGPTGSGKTLLAKTLARYLNVPFVIADATAITQAGYSGEDVESVIYKLLVAADFNVEAAERGIVYIDEVDKLTKKAECREDRRDFSGEGVQQALLKIFEGTVINVPRKRSRDNVPYGYIEVDTRNILFICGGAFFGLEKIVSERHQLCPVGFGIPICHELRNCGWTTALQGSCSIDAVESDDLIAYGLIPEFIGRLPITVGLTNLSEEQLVQVLREPKNAIGKQYKKLFKMNNVKLHFTENALHLIAKKAAAKEMGARGLRSIMEDILTEAMFEIPDAREGKEKIIAVLVDEESVGPLHHRGCGAKIFRDDGALELYVYQNNIKLPGLIQSNLSGSRVFRICLLVALSAIKL
- the LOC120698020 gene encoding CLP protease regulatory subunit CLPX1, mitochondrial-like isoform X4 codes for the protein MVRREARVHVPAVARREEQEVRRGAPHHREVPGALQAALLHPPRQVLSVAVHNHYKRIYNESSKKCSSKSFVHGGVGTSGDDEIELEKSNILLIGPTGSGKTLLAKTLARYLNVPFVIADATAITQAGYSGEDVESVIYKLLVAADFNVEAAERGIVYIDEVDKLTKKAECREDRRDFSGEGVQQALLKIFEGTVINVPRKRSRDNVPYGYIEVDTRNILFICGGAFFGLEKIVSERHQLCPVGFGIPICHELRNCGWTTALQGSCSIDAVESDDLIAYGLIPEFIGRLPITVGLTNLSEEQLVQVLREPKNAIGKQYKKLFKMK